A single window of Vigna unguiculata cultivar IT97K-499-35 chromosome 1, ASM411807v1, whole genome shotgun sequence DNA harbors:
- the LOC114177659 gene encoding uncharacterized protein LOC114177659 produces MATFFSVSHPISQPSAFASFRAAPFFNSPPLRIHTGGRKRRGTAVVARAGPSTKSILFAIALPSSLLAVTIFSALRMGDKLDQDWREEMAKMEAAKELDEYDDSDDGSEDDSMETVQEEPALQEEPTLPHARNRPKREA; encoded by the exons ATGGCGACTTTCTTCAGCGTCTCCCATCCAATCTCTCAACCCTCCGCATTCGCTTCTTTCAGGGCCGCGCCCTTCTTCAACTCTCCGCCGCTTCGCATCCACACCGGCGGCCGGAAACGGAGAGGCACGGCGGTGGTCGCGCGTGCCGGCCCCAGCACCAAGAGCATCCTCTTCGCAATCGCGCTCCCTTCCTCTCTCCTCGCCGTCACCATTTTCTCTGCACTTCGAATGGGCGATAAGCTCGACCAAGATTGGCGCGAGGAG ATGGCAAAAATGGAAGCTGCAAAAGAACTTGATGAATATGACGACAGTGATGATGGAAGTGAAGACGACAGTATGGAAACTGTGCAAGAAGAACCTGCCCTGCAAGAAGAACCTACCCTTCCACATGCCCGCAACAGACCCAAAAGGGAAGCTTAA
- the LOC114191504 gene encoding glycosyltransferase-like KOBITO 1, translating into MPLPNNHHHYASLRSNPSSSSSSSSSSHSFVSKILLLLTLLPVSLAAIAFILQWRGGVTDPTTLSSPGGSHQYFPGMEPSALSHLSHSQSNSDCVNLGRTNSPSFPYYHNWKLDFGASLTPKICVTTSTSAGLEQILPWMFYHKVIGVTNFFLFVEGKAASPEVSNVLESIPGVKVIYRTKQLEEQQAKSRIWNETWLAGFFYKPCNYELFVKQSLNMEMAIVMARDSGMDWILHLDTDELIHPAGAREYSLRQLLLDVPGHVDMVIFPNYESSIERDDIKEPFSEVSMFKKNYDHLPKDTYFGMYKDSVRGNPNYFLTYGNGKSAARIQDHLRPNGAHRWHNYMKTPNEIKLEEAAVLHYTYAKFSDLTSRRDRCGCKPTKEDVKRCFMLEFDRSAFIIASTATEDEMQKWYNEHVVWGDKDLKLRLLRKGVLTRIYSPMVIIQSLRESGVFSSVIASAPSLSKENFLLSIDSSNSSRAAGSVTLSSRKGGRTKESEAATRKVLSIESAAFHEVAVPPLSPPVVDDNDLIAHN; encoded by the exons ATGCCCCTCcccaacaaccaccaccactacgCTTCTCTCCGTTCgaatccttcttcttcttcttcctcctcctcatCTTCCCATTCTTTCGTCTCCAAGATCCTCCTCCTCCTCACTCTCCTGCCGGTGTCCTTAGCCGCCATCGCGTTCATCCTCCAATGGCGCGGCGGCGTAACCGATCCGACCACCCTATCCTCCCCCGGTGGGTCCCACCAATACTTCCCCGGCATGGAGCCCTCTGCCCTCTCTCATCTCTCTCACTCCCAGTCCAACTCTGACTGTGTCAATCTTGGCCGCACCAATTCCCCTTCCTTCCCTTACTACCACAACTGGAAGCTCGACTTTGGAGCCTCTCTCACCCCCAAG ATCTGTGTTACGACTAGTACATCTGCGGGGCTTGAGCAGATTCTACCTTGGATGTTTTATCATAAAGTCATTGGTGTGacaaattttttcctttttgtggaGGGGAAGGCTGCTTCCCCTGAAGTATCAAATGTCCTTGAATCAATTCCT GGTGTAAAGGTTATATATAGAACAAAACAGCTGGAAGAGCAACAAGCTAAGAG CCGTATTTGGAATGAGACTTGGCTGGCAGGTTTCTTTTATAAACCATGCAATTATGAACTTTTTGTGAAGCAATCTCTCAACATGGAGATGGCTATTGTGATGGCAAGG GATTCTGGCATGGACTGGATTCTTCATCTTGATACAGATGAATTAATACATCCTGCTGGTGCTCGGGAATATTCTTTAAGGCAGTTGCTCCTTGATGTTCCAGGACATGTTGACATGGTCATATTTCCTAACTAT GAGAGCAGTATTGAGCGAGATGATATCAAAGAACCTTTTAGTGAG GTATCGATGTTTAagaagaattatgatcatcTTCCAAAGGATACATACTTTGGAATGTATAAAGATTCTGTACGTGGCAATCCAAACTACTTCCTGACTTATGGAAATGGAAAATCAGCTGCTCGGATACAAGATCACCTTCGGCCTAATGGTGCCCATAGATGGCATAATTATATGAAAACCCCAAA TGAAATCAAATTGGAAGAAGCTGCTGTTTTACATTACACGTATGCTAAGTTCTCTGACTTAACTTCTAGACGTGATCGCTGTGGTTGCAAACCTACAAAAGAAGATGTCAAAAGATGCTTCATGTTAGAATTTGACAGATCT GCATTTATCATTGCTTCAACTGCAACTGAAGATGAAATGCAGAAGTG GTATAATGAGCATGTTGTGTGGGGTGATAAAGACCTAAAGCTAAGACTTTTGAGGAAGGGAGTATTGACTCGCATATACTCTCCCATG GTCATAATCCAAAGTTTAAGGGAATCTGGAGTGTTCAGTTCTGTGATAGCATCAGCTCCATCCCTTTCCAAAGAAAACTTTCTGCTGTCAATTGATAGCAGTAATTCATCAAGAGCCGCTGGCTCTGTAACCCTCTCCTCTAGAAAGGGTGGAAGAACCAAAGAATCTGAAGCAGCTACAAGGAAAGTTTTGTCTATTGAATCTGCTGCATTTCACGAAGTGGCTGTGCCACCACTGTCTCCCCCTGTTGTAGACGACAATGATCTAATTGCACACAATTGA
- the LOC114185820 gene encoding pentatricopeptide repeat-containing protein At4g20740, translating into MPPQIPQPNKPYFFYGHRKPSQNRPTVRGGLFSNRQTLAPSSSPKPKPKPFSIKDWDPHFLSHPSPPSSSPSPSLRLSPIARFIVDAFRKNDNKWGPNVVAELKKLRRVPPNLVAEVLKVQTDHALASKFFNWANSQKGYHHNFASFNALAYCLNRSHKFRAADQLPEVMVSQGRPPSEKQFEILIRMHSDANRGLRVYHVYDKMRNKFGVKPRVFLYNRVMDALFRTGHLDLGLSVYDDFKEDGLVEESVTFMVLVKGLCKGGRIDEMFEVLGRMRERLCKPDVFAYTALVRILVRVGDLDACLRVWEEMKRDGVVVDPKAYATMIVGLAKGGKVQEGYELFKEMKSNGILVDRVIYGKLVEAFVAAGKVGLAFDLLKDLVSSGYTADLEIYNCLIEGLCNLKKLQKAYKLFQVTVREGLEPDFLTVKPLLVAYAEVNRMEEFCKLLEQMEKLGFPVFSDLSKFFSLLVEKNGPIMAVDAFAHLKEKGYVSVEIYNILMDSLYKIGEVKKALSLFDEMKGLSMEPDSITYSIVILCLIDLGEIQEAGICHNKIIEMSCIPSVAAYRSLTKGLCKIGEIEEAMMLVRDCLGSVSDGPMEFKYSLTVIHACKSNDAEKVIDVLNEMMEQGCSLDNVIYSAVISGMCKHGTIEEARKVFSNLRERNYLTESDTIVYDELLIDHMKRITADLVLSSLKFFGLESKLKAKGCKLLP; encoded by the coding sequence ATGCCTCCACAGATTCCTCAACCAAACAAACCCTACTTCTTCTACGGCCACCGGAAACCCTCCCAGAATCGCCCCACCGTCCGCGGCGGCCTCTTCTCCAACCGTCAAACTCTAGCCCCCTCTTCCTCACCTAAACCCAAGCCCAAACCTTTCAGCATCAAAGACTGGGACCCACATTTCCTCTCCCACCCTTCTCCCCCCTCCTCTTCCCCTTCCCCCTCCCTCCGCCTCTCTCCGATCGCGCGTTTCATCGTCGACGCCTTCCGCAAAAACGACAACAAATGGGGCCCCAACGTCGTCGCAGAGCTCAAGAAGCTCCGCAGAGTGCCCCCAAACTTGGTCGCGGAGGTGCTAAAGGTTCAAACAGACCACGCTCTGGCCTCCAAGTTCTTCAACTGGGCGAACAGCCAGAAAGGGTACCATCACAATTTCGCCTCCTTCAATGCCCTCGCCTACTGCTTGAACCGCAGCCACAAGTTCCGCGCGGCGGACCAACTCCCGGAAGTGATGGTCTCGCAGGGGAGGCCTCCCAGCGAGAAGCAGTTCGAGATTTTGATCAGGATGCACTCTGACGCCAACCGAGGGCTTAGGGTCTACCACGTGTATGACAAAATGCGGAACAAGTTTGGGGTGAAGCCGAGGGTGTTTTTGTACAACAGGGTCATGGATGCGTTGTTCAGGACTGGCCATTTGGATTTGGGCTTGTCGGTTTATGATGATTTCAAGGAGGATGGATTGGTTGAGGAGAGTGTGACTTTCATGGTTTTGGTGAAGGGGCTGTGTAAGGGTGGAAGGATTGATGAGATGTTCGAGGTTCTGGGGAGGATGAGGGAGAGGTTGTGTAAGCCCGACGTGTTTGCGTACACGGCGCTGGTTCGGATTCTGGTTCGGGTGGGGGATTTGGACGCCTGTTTGAGGGTTTGGGAGGAGATGAAGAGGGATGGAGTGGTGGTGGATCCCAAGGCTTATGCTACTATGATTGTGGGGCTGGCTAAAGGGGGTAAGGTTCAGGAGGGGTATGAGTTGTTCAAGGAGATGAAGAGTAATGGTATTTTGGTGGATAGGGTGATATATGGAAAGTTGGTTGAGGCTTTTGTAGCTGCGGGTAAGGTTGGATTGGCTTTTGATCTGTTGAAGGATTTGGTGAGCTCAGGGTATACGGCCGATTTGGAGATTTATAATTGCCTTATTGAAGGTTTGTGTAATTTGAAGAAGCTGCAGAAGGCTTACAAGCTTTTCCAGGTGACTGTTCGGGAGGGGCTTGAGCCGGACTTCTTAACTGTGAAACCGCTGTTGGTGGCTTATGCTGAAGTAAATAGGATGGAAGAGTTTTGCAAGTTGCTTGAGCAGATGGAGAAATTGGGTTTTCCGGTTTTTTCTGATCTCTCCAAATTCTTCTCCCTTTTGGTGGAGAAGAACGGGCCGATAATGGCTGTAGACGCATTTGCTCACTTGAAAGAAAAAGGTTATGTGAGTGTTGAAATATACAATATTCTTATGGATTCTCTTTACAAGATTGGTGAGGTGAAGAAAGCATTATCTCTATTTGATGAAATGAAAGGCTTGAGCATGGAACCTGACTCGATCACATATAGTATTGTGATTCTCTGCCTTATTGATCTTGGTGAAATTCAAGAGGCAGGTATATGTCATAATAAGATCATTGAGATGTCTTGCATTCCTTCCGTTGCAGCTTATAGGAGCCTTACCAAAGGGCTTTGCAAAATTGGAGAGATCGAAGAAGCCATGATGCTTGTTCGTGATTGCTTAGGCAGTGTTAGTGATGGACCAATGGAGTTTAAGTATAGTCTTACCGTTATTCATGCATGTAAATCAAATGATGCCGAGAAGGTGATTGATGTACTAAATGAGATGATGGAACAAGGTTGCTCTTTAGACAATGTAATATATTCTGCTGTCATCTCTGGCATGTGTAAGCATGGAACGATTGAAGAGGCTAGGAAGGTTTTCTCAAACTTGAGGGAGCGCAACTACTTGACAGAATCTGATACAATTGTGTATGATGAATTACTAATTGATCATATGAAGAGAATTACAGCAGACTTGGTACTATCAAGCTTGAAGTTCTTTGGTCTCGAATCAAAATTAAAAGCAAAGGGCTGCAAGCTGTTGCCTTGA